A region of the Numenius arquata chromosome 29, bNumArq3.hap1.1, whole genome shotgun sequence genome:
ctccccatctcctcctggccCTCCCAGGTCGCTTCCAGCAGGTCCAGGCTCTGGCTGCCACGGCCGACGCTTTCTTCTGCCTCTACTCCTACGTCTCTCGGACCCCCGTCCAGCGCATATCCCCCTCCCGCCTCGCCTggccttgtccccatgtccccaacgtccccatcgcccccccccagcccactgcCCTCTCGCCTGTGGAGCGCCTGAAGAAGGCTGTGGCCACCATGTGCCTCTACACGTCCCCGCGGGAGGAGGACAGCCCCCGGGGGACCGACCGGACCCCCGCTGTGGCCACCAGTCAGCCCAGTGCCCTGGGGAAGGTGGtgcaggaggtgctggagcgggcaCGGGAGGAAAGATTCCGCTTTGAGCCACCTGATGTCATTGAGgggagggacacagggacagtGCAGCAGTGGCGGGGGGCCCATGGGGGTCCCCCAGCGCCACCGTCACCGCGGCTGGTGGAGGGTGTCCCTGCGTGTCCCCATCACGGCGGTGTGGGTGCCCTGACGTGCTGCAGAGGGGAGCGGGAGGTGTTCCCAGGGCAAGCCCCAGTGGGGACACCGGTGGACGCTGTGTGGGGACACCTGGGTGACACACTGGTGTCCTGTCCCCACGGCCGGGGGAGCGGTGACAGCCCCGTGGTGGGGGCTCAGGGGACGGGGGATGCTCAGTGCCCGGTGGGTGCAGGGTGGGACAACACGGAGGAGCAGCGGCCAGAAGCTGCTGCCAATGTCACCTTGTCCCCGACGCCTGGTCCTCTGGCCCCCCACGCCGGCCGGGGGTGGGTCACCCCTGAGAACCCCGAGGGGCTGGGATCCGAGGGGGACTCCGGCTTCGGCTCCGGCTCTGGCTCCTGGGGGCCCTCCCCCAGGAGGAACGCGGGGTCTGGCCGGTGCCACCTGGGTGCCACCCTGGACCCCGCTGGGACACCTTCCCCTGGCTCAGACACACCAAGAGGCCACCGGGCTCGACGGAGCGGGGTCTGGCCCCAGGGGGGGTCCCCGAGGAACGCCAGGCAGCGGCAGGGGGATGGaccagggctgcagccccccgaGACGGTCCCCGTGTCCCACCAACCGGGGTGGCAGCAGCCGGTGGACTCCTTTGAGATGGAGGAGGTGAGGGGGGATGCCTGGGTGAGGGGCACGGGGAAGGGGGGTCCCTTatgggaggggggggtcccttCGGCTGGTGGGTGGTGCTGGGCAGGACGGGAAGGAGCTGGAGCGGGAAATGTCCCCGGAGCCTCTTCGGGCTTTTAAGGTTTGAATGATTTAGAGCTTCAAACGGAGCCtcttgctgggggggggggaagatgggagTCACGGGCACGATGGTTCAATGGCTCACACGCACACCCAGGCAGGCTCGCACGCACACACAAACATccttgcacac
Encoded here:
- the TESPA1 gene encoding protein TESPA1 — protein: MEGASVLSPSSWEKRRAWARQSRCWRTTVVEEEAAAAMQDVPELQPPHLDDVFLEGSPSSKIETWLQECGSSMEVPPEELGLPGPYGCGSNGTSFEDDLTLGAEALLLPGSNKVMGRALRDKPLHLGQSMASSALSSLTTKTSSSISEVLEWWQADAEEILYNLGFVQSEPEAVSRVPARFFSSPSRANGIDFQLFLKAQVQRMEMEDPCLMLASRFQQVQALAATADAFFCLYSYVSRTPVQRISPSRLAWPCPHVPNVPIAPPQPTALSPVERLKKAVATMCLYTSPREEDSPRGTDRTPAVATSQPSALGKVVQEVLERAREERFRFEPPDVIEGRDTGTVQQWRGAHGGPPAPPSPRLVEGVPACPHHGGVGALTCCRGEREVFPGQAPVGTPVDAVWGHLGDTLVSCPHGRGSGDSPVVGAQGTGDAQCPVGAGWDNTEEQRPEAAANVTLSPTPGPLAPHAGRGWVTPENPEGLGSEGDSGFGSGSGSWGPSPRRNAGSGRCHLGATLDPAGTPSPGSDTPRGHRARRSGVWPQGGSPRNARQRQGDGPGLQPPETVPVSHQPGWQQPVDSFEMEEVPSASEEDDDGDDDDGDDDDGDTCEEAARSLHPSVGIRRSFMLHANSGQSDSSGFMEELVPGHPPAGTHQLA